ACATCGGCCAGCAGGGGTCAAAACGACCAGGATCCAGGACCACCTGCTTGGCCAGGCGCTTGGCCACATTGACCACGATGGGCGCCAGGAGGTTGGCAGTCATCCGCTGGGGCTGGCCGTGGGGAATGGTGAGGATGACCAGGAGATCCGCCTCGATGTCCCGGGACAGTCCCAGCTCCCGGCGGGCCTGGCTGTCGATGGCCGGATGGTAGTCGGCGTCCAGGGCCGCGGCCCGGATCACCACAAAGGCCAGGTGCGGCTCATCCAGAGACTGCAGCCAGCAGAACGGAGACTGGTCCCGGTGGGGCACCAGGGCGAA
This window of the Thermodesulfobacteriota bacterium genome carries:
- a CDS encoding flagellar assembly protein FliW encodes the protein MTIPSQAEPSPVAGSRNVETSRFGAIDIDDDKIITMTSPVLGFPESRHFALVPHRDQSPFCWLQSLDEPHLAFVVIRAAALDADYHPAIDSQARRELGLSRDIEADLLVILTIPHGQPQRMTANLLAPIVVNVAKRLAKQVVLDPGRFDPCWPMFKADETAGL